One window of the Pedobacter ginsengisoli genome contains the following:
- a CDS encoding ABC transporter permease, with protein MIILKLIGESFRFAFDALRQNKLRTMLSLLGITIGIFAIIFVFSAADTFRSKLQASIDKLGSKTIFVQKWPWGGFGDYPWWKYVNRPEPSLRDYELLRDRLEHAEGLSYEIWANERTIKYRSNSVEGVGIRAASQDFNKTWTLDFQEGRYFTDNEGRAGSPVVLIGALVAEGLFNGQPAIGKSIIVMGRKLNVVGVFKKEGEDILGMSQDKNIVMPLNFAKGIMDIESDRYDPSITVRGYEHIALDEIESEIKGTMRSIRRLRPGVEDDFSLNKSTIASNQLDTMFGMVDLAGWVIGGFSILVGGFGIANIMFVSVKERTNIIGIQKSLGAKNYFIMLQFLFEAIALCLLGGLLGLLLVYLATLAASAAGFEMILFMKNIMLGIGVSVIIGTISGFWPAYAASRLDPVEAIRS; from the coding sequence ATGATCATTCTCAAACTAATAGGCGAAAGTTTTCGATTTGCATTTGATGCTCTCCGCCAAAATAAGCTTCGCACCATGCTTTCCTTATTGGGGATCACCATTGGTATTTTTGCAATCATATTTGTGTTTTCTGCCGCTGATACTTTTAGAAGTAAATTGCAGGCAAGTATAGATAAACTGGGCTCTAAAACCATATTTGTTCAGAAATGGCCATGGGGAGGCTTTGGCGATTATCCCTGGTGGAAATATGTGAACAGACCAGAACCATCACTTAGAGATTATGAGTTGCTTAGAGATCGCCTGGAGCATGCAGAAGGATTGTCGTATGAGATTTGGGCTAATGAGCGTACAATAAAATACAGGAGTAATTCTGTAGAAGGGGTTGGTATTAGGGCTGCCTCTCAGGATTTTAATAAAACATGGACCCTGGATTTTCAGGAGGGAAGATATTTTACCGATAATGAAGGAAGGGCAGGTTCTCCTGTTGTTCTTATAGGTGCCCTTGTTGCCGAGGGTTTATTTAACGGACAACCTGCTATTGGTAAATCTATTATAGTTATGGGCCGAAAATTAAACGTGGTCGGTGTTTTCAAAAAGGAAGGTGAGGATATTTTGGGGATGTCGCAAGATAAAAATATTGTAATGCCTTTGAATTTTGCTAAAGGTATAATGGATATTGAAAGTGACAGATACGACCCCTCAATTACGGTAAGGGGTTATGAGCATATTGCACTTGATGAAATTGAAAGTGAAATAAAAGGGACAATGCGTTCAATAAGAAGGCTAAGACCAGGTGTTGAGGATGATTTTTCTTTGAATAAGAGTACCATTGCATCTAATCAGCTAGATACGATGTTTGGAATGGTTGATTTAGCAGGATGGGTTATAGGTGGCTTCTCTATTCTTGTTGGGGGCTTTGGTATTGCAAATATTATGTTTGTTTCAGTTAAGGAACGTACCAATATTATAGGTATCCAGAAATCACTGGGGGCTAAGAACTATTTTATTATGCTTCAGTTTTTATTTGAAGCAATAGCGCTGTGTTTGCTTGGAGGATTGCTGGGATTGCTCCTCGTTTACCTGGCAACTTTGGCTGCCAGTGCCGCCGGATTTGAAATGATCTTGTTCATGAAGAACATTATGCTGGGGATAGGTGTGTCTGTTATTATAGGTACTATATCGGGTTTTTGGCCGGCGTATGCGGCGTCTAGGCTGGATCCTGTAGAAGCAATTCGCTCGTAA
- a CDS encoding 2-C-methyl-D-erythritol 4-phosphate cytidylyltransferase → MKYYAILVAGGSGNRMQNAIAKQFLLLDGKPVLMHTLEAFHQCSLSPEILLVLNIHQHTYWEELCSTYKCAIPHQVIKGGEQRFHSVKNGLKAIKGKGIVAVHDAVRPLISSELISKSFEIAEEKGNCVVGITPTDSIRRLTGNQKSESLNRNEVALIQTPQTFNLDILRKSYEKPFRNEFTDDASVAEHSGFEINLIEGERVNIKITYPEDLEIASVFLKNRKSTP, encoded by the coding sequence ATGAAATACTACGCCATTTTAGTTGCAGGTGGTTCTGGTAACAGAATGCAAAATGCTATAGCGAAACAGTTTCTATTATTAGATGGCAAGCCAGTGTTAATGCATACACTGGAAGCATTTCATCAATGCTCATTAAGCCCCGAAATACTTTTAGTACTTAATATACACCAACACACCTACTGGGAAGAGCTTTGCAGCACTTACAAATGTGCTATACCACATCAAGTAATAAAAGGTGGTGAACAACGATTTCATTCTGTAAAAAACGGCTTAAAAGCCATTAAAGGTAAAGGAATTGTAGCCGTGCATGATGCCGTAAGGCCTCTGATATCTTCCGAACTTATATCAAAATCATTTGAAATAGCCGAAGAAAAAGGCAATTGCGTTGTAGGCATCACTCCAACAGATTCTATTAGAAGATTGACAGGCAATCAAAAAAGTGAATCGCTAAACAGAAATGAGGTTGCTTTGATACAAACGCCCCAAACCTTTAACCTGGATATTTTAAGAAAATCTTATGAAAAGCCATTCAGGAATGAGTTTACAGACGATGCTTCAGTTGCTGAACATTCGGGTTTCGAGATTAATCTGATTGAAGGAGAAAGAGTAAACATAAAAATCACCTATCCGGAGGATCTTGAAATTGCCTCTGTTTTTCTTAAAAACAGGAAATCAACTCCATAG
- a CDS encoding lmo0937 family membrane protein, with the protein MGNLLYLVAVVLVILWIIGFFFNGFGPNVGGLIHILLVIAVIAIILKVINRAA; encoded by the coding sequence ATGGGAAATCTACTTTATCTTGTTGCCGTAGTATTAGTAATACTGTGGATCATTGGCTTCTTCTTTAATGGTTTCGGTCCAAATGTTGGTGGCTTAATCCACATTTTATTAGTTATTGCTGTTATTGCAATTATTCTTAAAGTTATCAATAGAGCAGCATAA
- a CDS encoding ABC transporter ATP-binding protein → MEKALIQITEIGRKYVIGSEVIHALKSVTLDIHKGEFVALMGPSGSGKSTLMNILGCLDTPSKGTYILNGINVSHMTDNELAEVRNKEIGFVFQTFNLLPRSTSLDNVALPLIYAGASKKERDERAQLALENVGLGNRITHKPNELSGGQRQRVAVARALINNPSIILADEPTGNLDTKTSIEIMGLLEDIHSKGNTIILVTHEEDIAQHAHRIVRMRDGLVEKDYKNEDIKTVSPRLSNLEKIGSDFEKIV, encoded by the coding sequence ATGGAAAAAGCATTAATACAAATTACAGAGATAGGCCGTAAATACGTCATAGGTTCAGAGGTTATTCATGCTTTAAAATCAGTTACTCTTGATATTCATAAAGGCGAGTTTGTTGCTTTAATGGGGCCCTCGGGTTCTGGTAAATCAACCCTGATGAACATTTTGGGCTGTTTAGATACTCCAAGTAAAGGAACATACATTCTTAATGGAATTAATGTGAGTCATATGACTGACAATGAACTTGCTGAAGTAAGAAATAAAGAGATTGGGTTTGTATTTCAAACTTTTAACCTTCTGCCTCGTTCAACATCTTTAGATAATGTTGCCTTGCCACTAATTTACGCCGGGGCTTCTAAAAAGGAACGCGATGAGCGTGCTCAGCTAGCTTTAGAAAACGTAGGTCTTGGTAACAGGATTACCCATAAACCTAATGAACTTTCCGGAGGGCAGCGCCAACGTGTAGCTGTTGCCAGGGCATTAATTAATAATCCATCAATTATATTGGCCGATGAGCCTACAGGTAACCTGGATACCAAAACATCAATAGAGATTATGGGCTTGCTTGAGGATATTCATAGTAAGGGAAACACCATTATTCTGGTCACTCACGAAGAGGATATTGCACAGCATGCACACCGTATTGTGCGTATGCGTGATGGTCTGGTTGAGAAAGACTATAAGAACGAAGATATTAAAACCGTATCACCACGACTTAGTAACCTGGAGAAAATAGGTAGTGATTTTGAGAAAATAGTATAA
- a CDS encoding carbon-nitrogen hydrolase family protein, which produces MKVALASPPIPNSLAEGLANLEKLVKDASKRQAEIICFPESYLPGYLGMGYAPSDQSAESLKAALNRVCDIARIHSIAIIIPMDWHGSSGLQNLAFVISSDGKTLGYQTKNQLDPSEDNIWIPGTERQIFEVNGVKFGITICHEGFRYPESVRWAAQNGASIVFHPQFTEDKENGKLPTEWGSMNNPYYEKAMIMRSIENTIYFASVNYASKYMESATSIINPDGTLNAYQNYGTSGVIFADIDPNKATGLLAKRFKNQLYYK; this is translated from the coding sequence ATGAAAGTTGCCTTAGCATCGCCACCAATACCTAATTCCTTAGCCGAAGGATTAGCGAATTTAGAAAAACTGGTTAAGGATGCTTCTAAGCGCCAGGCAGAAATTATTTGCTTCCCAGAATCTTATTTGCCCGGATATCTTGGAATGGGATATGCACCTTCAGATCAAAGTGCTGAATCTTTAAAAGCTGCCTTAAATCGCGTTTGTGATATTGCCCGAATTCATTCTATCGCTATTATTATTCCCATGGACTGGCATGGCTCCTCAGGCCTGCAAAACCTTGCCTTTGTGATATCATCTGACGGCAAAACCCTTGGATATCAGACCAAAAATCAACTTGATCCATCAGAAGATAATATTTGGATTCCCGGTACTGAAAGACAAATCTTTGAGGTAAACGGAGTAAAGTTTGGGATCACCATTTGCCATGAAGGTTTTCGATATCCTGAATCGGTAAGGTGGGCAGCACAAAATGGAGCATCAATTGTGTTTCACCCCCAATTTACTGAAGATAAAGAAAATGGGAAACTACCTACAGAATGGGGTAGCATGAACAACCCATATTATGAAAAAGCAATGATCATGCGCTCTATTGAAAATACAATCTATTTTGCAAGTGTAAACTATGCCTCCAAATATATGGAGTCGGCAACTTCAATAATTAATCCTGATGGAACACTTAATGCTTATCAGAACTACGGAACAAGTGGAGTAATTTTTGCCGACATCGATCCCAATAAAGCAACTGGCCTGCTAGCAAAACGATTCAAAAATCAATTGTACTACAAATAA
- the trpS gene encoding tryptophan--tRNA ligase has protein sequence MKETVVSGIRPTGKLHLGNYFGAVTNFVKMQYDYNCYFFIADLHSLTTHPTPQDLHGYVRHVLVEYLACGIDPEETTIYIQSDVPEVAELYLYLNMNAYMGELERSTSFKDKVRSQPDNVNAGLLTYPTLMAADILIHKATKVPVGKDQEQHLEFTRTFGNRFNRLYNSEYFPEAFAFNYSQNLVKVPGLDGNGKMSKSSGEGNCIYLSDSPEVIRKKVSRAVTDSGPSEENQTKPEAIQNLFDLMKIVSPADTLEHFDGLYNKMGIRYGDFKKQLAEDMIVFNTPIRERIEELSKDSSYLRQVAIHGALKARESAQKTIREVRELIGFKSF, from the coding sequence ATGAAAGAAACGGTAGTTAGTGGCATTCGTCCAACAGGGAAATTACACTTAGGAAATTATTTTGGTGCAGTCACCAACTTTGTAAAAATGCAGTATGATTACAACTGCTATTTTTTTATCGCTGATCTTCATTCTTTAACAACTCATCCCACTCCTCAGGATCTGCATGGCTACGTTAGGCATGTTCTGGTAGAATACCTTGCCTGCGGAATTGACCCGGAAGAAACAACAATCTATATCCAGTCTGATGTTCCGGAAGTTGCTGAACTGTATTTATACCTTAATATGAATGCTTATATGGGCGAGTTGGAAAGAAGCACATCATTTAAAGATAAAGTAAGATCTCAGCCAGATAACGTTAATGCAGGTTTATTAACCTACCCTACCTTAATGGCTGCTGATATTTTGATACATAAAGCTACAAAAGTACCGGTTGGAAAGGACCAGGAACAACACCTGGAATTTACACGTACTTTTGGGAACCGCTTTAACAGGCTATATAACTCAGAATATTTCCCTGAGGCTTTTGCATTTAACTATTCACAAAATCTGGTTAAAGTACCCGGATTAGATGGCAATGGAAAAATGAGCAAATCAAGCGGAGAAGGAAACTGCATCTATTTATCAGACAGTCCTGAAGTTATCCGTAAAAAAGTATCGCGTGCAGTAACAGATAGTGGGCCTTCAGAAGAAAATCAAACAAAACCTGAAGCGATCCAGAATCTTTTTGATTTAATGAAAATTGTTTCGCCTGCTGATACACTTGAGCATTTTGACGGATTATACAATAAAATGGGAATTCGTTATGGCGACTTCAAGAAACAATTGGCTGAAGATATGATTGTTTTTAATACACCTATACGTGAACGTATAGAGGAGCTTTCTAAAGATAGTTCATACTTGCGTCAGGTAGCCATACATGGCGCTTTAAAAGCAAGAGAAAGCGCACAAAAAACGATAAGAGAAGTTAGAGAATTAATTGGTTTCAAATCATTTTAA
- a CDS encoding pyridoxal phosphate-dependent aminotransferase translates to MTFLSKRINNLSESQTIKMAKLGRELSAKGIDVINLSFGEPDFFTPEFVKEAAKTAVDENYSYYTPVSGYPELRKAVAEKLLRENGLNYSFDQIVVSTGAKQSLANAVMCLVDPGDEVIVPTPYWVSYSEMIKLGEGETVFINATVENNFKITGAQLEAVITPKTKLFMFSSPCNPTGSVYSKEELADLVAVFEKHPNIYIISDEIYEHINFVGKHASIAEFDSIKDRVILINGFSKSYAMTGWRVGYMAANKEIANACDKLQGQITSGTSSIAQRAALAAYQGGLETVNEMVGEFKKRRDIVYALLKEIPGVNVNLPDGAFYFFPEIKSYFGKTDGTQTINSAEDLSLYLLNEAHVSTVTGEAFGNNDCIRISYAAAEDKLIDAVTRIKAALAKLS, encoded by the coding sequence ATGACATTTTTATCCAAAAGAATCAATAACCTATCTGAGTCACAGACAATTAAAATGGCTAAGTTAGGCAGAGAGCTATCCGCAAAAGGAATAGACGTTATTAACCTAAGCTTTGGTGAGCCAGACTTCTTTACACCAGAGTTTGTTAAGGAGGCTGCAAAGACCGCCGTAGATGAGAATTACTCATACTACACTCCGGTTTCTGGTTATCCTGAACTACGTAAGGCAGTTGCAGAAAAGTTATTGAGAGAAAATGGATTAAACTACAGTTTTGATCAGATTGTGGTTTCTACAGGAGCTAAACAATCACTTGCAAATGCTGTAATGTGTTTAGTTGATCCAGGAGATGAGGTCATTGTTCCTACTCCTTACTGGGTATCGTACTCCGAAATGATTAAACTTGGTGAAGGCGAAACCGTATTCATCAATGCAACAGTCGAAAACAACTTTAAAATTACTGGAGCTCAATTAGAAGCTGTAATTACTCCTAAAACTAAATTGTTCATGTTCTCTTCGCCATGCAACCCTACGGGATCTGTATACAGCAAAGAAGAATTAGCTGATTTAGTAGCTGTTTTTGAAAAACATCCAAACATCTATATCATTTCTGATGAGATTTATGAGCACATCAACTTTGTTGGTAAGCATGCTTCAATTGCGGAATTTGATTCTATCAAAGACAGAGTAATTTTGATCAATGGCTTCTCTAAATCTTATGCTATGACTGGCTGGAGAGTTGGTTACATGGCTGCAAATAAAGAAATTGCAAATGCTTGCGATAAATTACAAGGTCAAATCACTTCAGGTACGTCTTCTATTGCTCAACGTGCAGCTTTAGCAGCTTACCAGGGAGGTTTAGAAACTGTAAATGAAATGGTTGGTGAGTTCAAAAAACGCAGAGATATTGTTTACGCCTTGTTAAAAGAAATTCCGGGGGTTAATGTAAACCTTCCTGATGGTGCTTTCTATTTCTTCCCTGAAATAAAATCTTACTTCGGCAAAACTGACGGCACTCAAACTATCAACAGTGCAGAAGACCTAAGCTTATACTTACTTAACGAAGCTCACGTATCTACTGTAACCGGCGAAGCATTTGGAAATAACGATTGTATCAGGATTTCTTACGCTGCTGCTGAAGACAAACTTATTGATGCAGTTACAAGAATAAAAGCGGCTTTGGCTAAATTAAGTTAG
- a CDS encoding DUF2795 domain-containing protein: MYWTLELASHLEDAPWPATKDELIDYGIRSGAPVEVIENLQALEDDGEPYETIEEIWPDYPTKDDFFFNEDEY, encoded by the coding sequence ATGTATTGGACTTTAGAACTCGCATCGCATTTGGAAGACGCTCCATGGCCTGCAACAAAAGATGAATTGATAGATTATGGTATACGATCTGGAGCACCTGTAGAGGTGATAGAAAATTTACAAGCTTTGGAAGATGATGGGGAACCATATGAGACCATAGAAGAAATATGGCCAGATTATCCTACTAAGGACGATTTCTTCTTTAATGAAGACGAATATTAA
- the queA gene encoding tRNA preQ1(34) S-adenosylmethionine ribosyltransferase-isomerase QueA, producing MKLSQFKFNLPESLVANNPSEQRDEARLMVLHKDSGKIEHKIFKDILGYFDDKDVMILNNTKVFPARLYGNKEKTGATIEVFLLRELNKELRLWDVLVDPARKIRVGNKLYFGDDDLLVAEVVDNTTSRGRTIRFLFDGTDEEFRKNIEILGETPLPKYIKRKATAQDKERYQTIFAKHEGAVAAPTAGLHFSRELMKRLELKGINFAEVTLHVGLGTFRSVEVEDLTKHKMDSEQFIIEQKDADIVNKAIEDKRRVCAVGTTSMRAIESAVSSNRTLKAANDWTSKFIFPPYDFSIANSMITNFHTPESTLLMMVSAFGGFDYVRHAYEVALKEKYRFYSYGDAMLII from the coding sequence ATGAAGTTATCTCAATTTAAGTTTAATCTACCTGAATCATTAGTTGCCAATAATCCTTCAGAACAAAGGGACGAAGCCCGTTTAATGGTTTTGCACAAGGATAGTGGCAAAATTGAACATAAAATATTTAAGGATATTTTAGGTTATTTTGATGATAAGGATGTAATGATATTGAACAACACCAAAGTTTTCCCTGCCCGTTTATACGGAAACAAGGAAAAAACAGGTGCTACAATTGAAGTCTTCTTATTACGTGAACTGAACAAAGAATTACGCTTATGGGATGTTTTGGTTGATCCGGCCCGTAAAATCCGTGTTGGAAACAAATTATACTTTGGTGATGACGATTTATTAGTTGCTGAGGTTGTAGACAATACAACTTCACGCGGACGTACCATTCGTTTCTTATTTGACGGAACTGATGAAGAGTTCAGAAAAAACATCGAAATTCTTGGTGAAACTCCACTTCCAAAATACATTAAACGTAAAGCTACCGCTCAGGATAAAGAACGTTATCAAACTATTTTTGCAAAACATGAAGGTGCAGTTGCTGCCCCTACTGCTGGCTTGCACTTTAGCAGAGAACTAATGAAACGCCTGGAATTAAAAGGTATTAACTTTGCAGAAGTTACATTACACGTTGGTTTAGGTACTTTTAGATCTGTAGAGGTTGAAGATTTAACTAAACACAAAATGGACTCGGAACAGTTCATTATTGAGCAAAAAGACGCAGATATTGTAAATAAAGCTATTGAAGATAAAAGAAGAGTTTGCGCCGTGGGAACTACCTCTATGCGTGCAATAGAATCAGCAGTTTCTTCGAACAGAACACTTAAGGCGGCTAACGACTGGACTAGTAAATTCATCTTCCCTCCTTATGATTTCAGCATTGCTAACTCAATGATCACAAACTTCCATACTCCTGAATCCACTCTATTGATGATGGTAAGTGCATTTGGCGGTTTCGACTATGTTAGACATGCTTATGAAGTGGCTTTAAAAGAAAAATATCGCTTTTATAGCTATGGCGATGCTATGTTAATCATTTAG
- a CDS encoding lysophospholipid acyltransferase family protein → MIKLLRHLHRIYSLFVLFVFSALFYPFYYLASRNPKYYDLMNRLRKWNSMICSFFIGLVYRVKFEGVIKSDQAYIYCANHTSNFDIMILCVIAKGRFHFMGKEELLANPVLKLFFNTIDVPVKRESKISAFRAFKKAGDNLEKGMSLIIFPEGRIEDQYPPKTIPFKNGPFRLAIEKNIPIVPVSMVNIWKRMWDDGSKYGTSPGICDIYIHKPIGTEDLGVDDFDVLKNRVFDLINSKLADK, encoded by the coding sequence ATGATCAAACTTCTCAGACACCTGCACCGCATTTATTCCTTATTTGTTCTTTTTGTATTTTCGGCCTTGTTTTATCCGTTTTATTATCTGGCTTCAAGAAATCCGAAGTATTACGATCTGATGAACAGGCTGCGTAAATGGAACAGCATGATTTGTAGTTTTTTTATAGGATTGGTATATCGGGTTAAGTTCGAGGGAGTTATAAAAAGCGATCAGGCTTATATCTATTGTGCAAATCACACTTCCAATTTTGATATTATGATACTTTGCGTAATTGCAAAGGGGCGCTTTCATTTTATGGGGAAAGAGGAATTGCTGGCTAACCCTGTTTTAAAGCTGTTTTTTAATACTATTGATGTTCCGGTTAAGCGGGAAAGTAAGATATCGGCATTCAGAGCGTTTAAAAAGGCAGGGGATAATCTGGAAAAGGGAATGAGTCTGATTATTTTTCCGGAAGGAAGGATAGAAGATCAGTATCCCCCTAAAACAATCCCGTTTAAGAACGGACCCTTCAGGCTGGCTATTGAAAAAAATATACCTATTGTTCCGGTAAGTATGGTTAATATTTGGAAAAGAATGTGGGATGATGGTTCAAAATATGGAACAAGTCCGGGAATTTGCGATATTTACATCCACAAACCGATAGGTACTGAAGATTTGGGAGTAGATGACTTTGATGTATTAAAGAACCGGGTTTTTGATTTAATAAACAGTAAACTTGCTGATAAATGA
- the kdsB gene encoding 3-deoxy-manno-octulosonate cytidylyltransferase — MKILGIIPARYASTRFPGKPLVQIKGKSMIQRVYEQAGKAKSLSEVIVATDDERIANEVQSFGGKFIFTASTHLSGTDRCAEVAATVSGYDAIINIQGDEPYINPEQIDLLASCFIEKDVQLATLIKKIHTENELFNINIPKVVINTKGEATYFSRQTIPYVRNQEKENWLNTHQFYKHIGIYGYTYPVLLEITKLAPSSLELAENLEQLRWIENGYRIKTKVTEIETIAIDTPEDLIKINNGV; from the coding sequence ATGAAAATTCTTGGAATTATACCTGCCAGATATGCCTCAACCCGCTTTCCGGGCAAACCTTTAGTTCAGATCAAAGGAAAAAGTATGATCCAAAGGGTTTATGAACAGGCCGGCAAAGCCAAAAGCTTATCGGAAGTGATAGTGGCAACCGACGATGAACGTATTGCTAATGAAGTACAAAGCTTTGGGGGTAAGTTCATTTTCACTGCCAGTACTCATTTAAGTGGTACAGATCGCTGTGCAGAAGTAGCTGCTACTGTTTCTGGCTATGATGCAATTATAAATATACAAGGCGATGAACCATATATAAATCCGGAACAGATTGACCTCCTTGCTTCCTGCTTTATCGAAAAGGATGTGCAACTGGCTACATTAATAAAAAAAATACATACAGAAAACGAGCTTTTCAATATCAATATCCCTAAGGTTGTTATTAATACTAAAGGTGAGGCTACCTATTTTAGCAGGCAAACCATTCCATATGTAAGAAATCAGGAAAAGGAAAACTGGTTAAATACCCATCAGTTTTACAAACATATTGGCATTTATGGTTACACCTACCCTGTTCTTTTGGAAATTACCAAACTCGCTCCTTCATCTTTAGAACTTGCAGAAAATTTGGAACAATTAAGATGGATAGAAAATGGATACAGGATCAAAACCAAAGTAACAGAAATTGAAACTATTGCTATAGATACTCCTGAAGACCTTATTAAAATAAACAACGGCGTATGA
- the gatC gene encoding Asp-tRNA(Asn)/Glu-tRNA(Gln) amidotransferase subunit GatC — MIIDKQTINKVADLARIAIEDKEVDTLIADMNKILTFMEKLNELDTTGVKPLVYMNPEENIWREDVVKQEITIEDGLKNAAKHNESFFFVPKIIEK, encoded by the coding sequence ATGATTATAGATAAGCAAACCATAAATAAAGTTGCTGATTTAGCCAGAATAGCTATTGAAGATAAAGAAGTTGATACATTGATTGCCGACATGAATAAGATACTTACATTTATGGAGAAGTTAAATGAGTTGGATACAACCGGTGTAAAGCCTTTGGTTTATATGAATCCGGAAGAAAACATTTGGCGAGAGGATGTAGTGAAGCAGGAAATTACAATTGAAGATGGATTGAAGAATGCTGCAAAGCATAACGAAAGCTTCTTCTTTGTTCCTAAAATCATAGAAAAATAA
- a CDS encoding cob(I)yrinic acid a,c-diamide adenosyltransferase produces the protein MKIYTRTGDKGLTSLIGGTRVPKFHLRIECYGTVDELNSYIGLIMCHDIDKHHQETLKQIQDRLFTVGASLAADPEKSRMKIPDLHESDITLLEEEIDGMNEILPELKHFILPGGNTVVSYCHIARCICRRAERLTVHLATESFVDEKMTIYLNRLSDYLFVLARKLNLDAGTEENIWLPRL, from the coding sequence ATGAAGATATATACCAGAACCGGTGATAAGGGATTAACTTCATTGATTGGGGGTACCCGCGTCCCAAAATTCCATTTGCGTATCGAATGTTATGGTACGGTTGATGAGCTTAATTCTTACATAGGTTTAATCATGTGCCATGATATTGATAAGCATCACCAGGAAACACTAAAGCAAATTCAGGACAGGTTATTCACAGTAGGTGCTTCTTTAGCTGCAGATCCTGAAAAGTCAAGAATGAAAATACCTGATCTTCATGAAAGCGACATTACATTGCTTGAAGAAGAAATAGATGGTATGAACGAAATATTGCCAGAATTAAAGCATTTTATATTGCCGGGTGGAAACACCGTGGTTTCTTATTGTCATATAGCCAGATGCATTTGCCGACGTGCAGAGCGTTTAACGGTACATTTGGCGACAGAGAGCTTTGTTGACGAAAAAATGACTATTTATTTAAACCGTTTAAGCGATTATTTATTTGTTTTGGCACGAAAACTGAATTTGGATGCTGGAACGGAAGAAAATATATGGCTTCCGCGGCTTTAA
- a CDS encoding deoxynucleoside kinase produces the protein MHIAIVGNIGAGKTTLTGLLAKNYGWEALYEAVDNNPYLEDFYSDMKRWSFNLQIYFLNSRFQQIVDIQNFNRNVIQDRTIYEDAHIFADNLHDMGLMTTRDHQNYKAIFANVTSFIKPPDLLVYLRASVPTLVNNIQRRGREYEAGIRIDYLSKLNEKYEAWIKDYKLGNLLILDKDKLDFTNNPEDLGTIIQAIEAEINGLF, from the coding sequence ATGCACATAGCGATAGTAGGAAATATAGGAGCCGGAAAAACCACTTTAACCGGCTTACTTGCTAAGAATTATGGTTGGGAAGCTTTGTACGAAGCTGTAGATAATAACCCTTACCTAGAAGACTTTTACAGCGATATGAAAAGGTGGAGTTTTAATCTTCAAATCTACTTTCTTAATAGCCGTTTTCAGCAAATCGTAGACATACAGAACTTTAACAGAAACGTTATACAGGACAGGACTATATATGAGGACGCTCATATCTTTGCAGATAATTTGCATGATATGGGATTGATGACGACCAGAGATCATCAAAACTATAAGGCAATTTTTGCCAATGTTACCTCGTTCATTAAACCTCCTGACTTGCTTGTTTACCTTAGGGCATCTGTACCAACCCTTGTAAACAACATCCAGCGCCGCGGCAGAGAATATGAAGCTGGCATCAGAATAGATTACCTTTCTAAATTAAATGAAAAGTATGAAGCCTGGATTAAAGACTATAAACTAGGGAACCTGCTTATTCTTGATAAGGATAAACTGGATTTTACCAACAACCCTGAAGATCTGGGAACGATAATACAAGCTATAGAAGCTGAAATAAACGGATTATTTTAA